A genome region from Cutaneotrichosporon cavernicola HIS019 DNA, chromosome: 5 includes the following:
- the NDE1 gene encoding uncharacterized protein (Pyridine nucleotide-disulphide oxidoreductase), translating into MAFRQLARTQILARPTIAPRALALAARPSVQYVARRAYAATVAPPPPGKPEAGPQKVKKSGFRRAWTLVSRGAILAAIGAVCTFVYVTQTETNPGDQLPQDPTKKTLVVLGSGWGATSFLKHLDTEEFNVIVISPRNYFLFTPLLPSVTVGTLEARSLIQPTRFITRHKKRNVLVYEAQGQDVDPVNKTVTFSDNSEIQGAASTVTIAYDYLVYAVGCENQTFGIKGVADHACFLKELSDADKIRQRLMDCIETAAFPGQTEEEINRLMHMVVVGGGPTGVEYAGELHDFLIDDLRKWYPEIADKLRITLIEALPNVLPAFSKELIRYTESTFKENEIEVLTRTMVKDVGAKSVLVQDANKEEREIPYGLLVWATGNTSRPITRNLLAKLPNIQTQRRGIVVDDYLSMLGADGVFAIGDCTATQYAPTAQVASQQGQYLAQVFGRIGLKSKYERKLAKLRESGDASPEKLENVVKKLNRVSKLTPFHYSHQGSLAYIGSEKAIADLPLFNGNVASGGGAAMLFWRSAYVSTLYSVRNRTLVLADWMKVKLFGRDVSRE; encoded by the exons ATGGCTTTCCGCCAACTCG CCCGCACGCAGATCCTTGCGCGTCCCACCATCGCCCCTCGCGCCCTAGCACTCGCTGCGCGCCCATCAGTGCAGTATGTCGCCCGTCGCGCGTACGCCGCCACTGTCGCACCCCCGCCACCGGGTAAGCCCGAGGCCGGTCCCCAGAAGGTCAAG AAGTCGGGTTTCCGGCGCGCGTGGACTCTGGTTAGCCGTGGGGCGATTCTAGCTGCGATTGGTGCTGTCTGCACATTCGTCTATG TGACGCAGACTGAGACGAACCCGGGAGACCAGCTCCCCCAAGACCCCACCAAGAAgacgctcgtcgtcctcggctcTGGATGGGGAGCAACGTCGTTCCTCAAGCATCTCGACACTGAAGAGTTCAACGTTATCGTCATCTCCCCTCGCAACTACTTCCTCTTCAcccccctccttccctccgTGACCGTTGGcaccctcgaggcgcgctcCCTCATCCAGCCCACTCGCTTCATCACTCGTCACAAGAAGCGCAATGTCCTCGTCTACGAGGCCCAGGGCCAGGACGTTGACCCTGTCAACAAGACGGTCACGTTCTCTGACAACTCGGAGATTCAGGGCGCGGCGTCCACTGTGACCATTGCCTACGACTACCTCGTCTACGCTGTTGGTTGCGAGAACCAGACCTTTGGCATCAAGGGCGTTGCCGACCACGCCTGCttcctcaaggagctcaGTGACGCTGACAAGATCCGTCAGCGCCTCATGGACTGCATTGAGACTGCCGCCTTCCCCGGAcagaccgaggaggagatcaaCCGCCTCATGCACATGGTCGTTGTCGGCGGTGGCCCCACCGGTGTCGAGTATGCCGGTGAGCTCCACGActtcctcatcgacgaccTTCGCAAGTGGTACCCCGAGATTGCCGACAAGCTTCGCATCACCCTCATTGAGGCTCTCCCCAACGTGCTCCCCGCTTTCTCCAAGGAGCTGATCCGTTACACCGAGTCGACGTTCAAGGAGAACGAGATCGAGGTCCTCACCCGTACCAtggtcaaggacgtcgGTGCCAAGTcggtcctcgtccaggacgccaacaaggaggagcgcgagatccCGTACGGCCTCCTTGTCTGGGCTACCGGTAACACTTCGCGTCCCATCACTcgcaacctcctcgccaagctgccCAACATCCAGACTCAGCGCCGCGGaatcgtcgtcgacgactaCCTCTCCATGCTCGGTGCCGACGGCGTCTTCGCCATTGGTGACTGCACTGCCACCCAGTACGCCCCCACCGCGCAGGTCGCGTCCCAGCAAGGCCAGTACCTTGCGCAGGTGTTTGGTCGCATCGGCCTCAAGTCCAAGTACGAGAGGAAGCTGGCCAAGCTCCGCGAGTCTGGCGATGCCTCTCCCGAGAAGCTCGAGAATGTTGTCAAGAAGCTGAACCGTGTATCCAAGCTTACGCCCTTCCACTACTCGCACCAGGGTTCGCTCGCCTACATTGGATCGGAGAAGGCCATTGCCGACTTGCCTCTGTTCAACGGAAACGTGGCGTcgggcggtggcgcggcgATGCTCTTCTGGCGCTCGGCATACGTTTCGACCCTGTACTCTGTGCGCAACCGCACGTTGGTTTTGGCCGACTGGATGAAGGTCAAGCTGTTTGGCCGTGACGTTTCGCGCGAGTAA
- a CDS encoding uncharacterized protein (Conserved hypothetical protein (DUF2461)) — protein MPRRAAISKTSSAKAKREIRARQKAAVSKSKSKSKAKAKAEESDLDEPTGLTSDESSSSELSDASDFEPEGDEEEEEEEEVEVISVSSGSEDEPPRKKPRSGASKKQVKRPATKASAASGKDGGADADQRWMKSDKVRGTADAGGIAIRVVNGKRITALNEELSDDDDVDLEDWQQVVGRIYPAPRTGRVPAGRISNNTLLFLKALMNPTNNDRDWFRWHEPAFRQAEKEFRDFVDVLQERMAEVDEEVPVLPAKDICHRIYRDVRFTSDKTPYKCNFAFTTSRGGRKGIWAKYHVYIEPGYSIMACGLWQPDKTLLQRLRDRILGSPGPGPLQDAISSPEFVALFGPAEPDKVKGKRQNVFGHDDELKMAPKGIDKNHPLIHLLRLRTIAVVKHFTDDQVLDPGFRNTLVDVVRVMAPFVHTLNDYIAPL, from the exons atgccgcgccgcgcggccatTTCCAAAACCTCTAGCGCAaaggccaagcgcgagatTCGGGCGAGGCAGAAGGCTGCCGTCTCCAAATCCAAATCCAAATCCAAAGCAAAGGCAAAGGCGGAAGAGAGCGATTTGGATGAGCCAACTGGCTTGACAAGTGAcgagtcgagctcgtccgaACTGTCAGACGCGTCCGACTTTGAGCCGGaaggtgacgaggaggaggaggaggaggaggaggtggaggtgatCTCGGTCAGCTCtgggagcgaggacgagccgccACGCAAGAAACCCCGTTCCGGCGCGTCCAAGAAGCAAGTGAAGCGGCCCGCCACTAAGgcaagcgcggcgagcggcaAGGACGGAGGCGCAGACGCAGACCAAAGATGGATGAAAAGCGACAAGGTGCGGGGAACAGCCGACGCTGGCGGAATTGCCATCAGGGTCGTGAATGGCAAACGCATCACCGCTCTCAATGAAGAGCtgtcggacgacgacgacgtcgacctcgaagaTTGGCAGCAAGTCGTGGGCCGGATCTATCCCGCTCCGAGGactgggcgag TACCTGCCGGGCGTATATCGAACAACACGCTCTTGTTCCTCAAGGCGCTTATGAATCCCACCAACAATGACCGCGACTGGTTCCGGTGGCATGAGCCTGCGTTCAGGCAGGCTGAGAAGGAGTTTCGGGACTTTGTCGATGTGTTGCAGGAACGTAtggccgaggtcgatgaggaaGTGCCCGTCCTCCCAGCAAAGGATATCTGT CACCGCATCTACCGCGACGTGCGCTTCACATCCGATAAGACGCCGTACAAGTGCAATTTCGCATTCACCACTTCTCGCGGAGGACGCAAGGGCATCTGGGCAAAGTATCACGTCTACATCGAGCCCGGATACAGTATCATGGCATGCGGTCTCTGGCAGCCCGACAAGACGCTATTACAGCGCCTGCGCGACCGGATCCTAGGCAGTCCCGGACCTGGTCCGTTGCAGGATGCGATATCAAGTCCAGAGTTTGTCGCGCTCTTTGGGCCAGCCGAGCCGGATAAAGTTAAAGGCAAGAGACAGAATGTGTTTGgacacgacgacgagctcaagatGGCGCCAAAGGGAATCGACAAGAATCATCCTCTGATCCATCTGCTGAGGTTACGCACTATCGCTGTTGTCAAGCA CTTTACAGACGATCAAGTCCTCGACCCCGGGTTTAGGAATAcactcgtcgacgtcgtgaGGGTCATGGCGCCGTTTGTGCACACGCTCAACGACTACATTGCCCCGTTGTAA
- the DPH1 gene encoding uncharacterized protein (Putative diphthamide synthesis protein) gives MSEIDTPQVMQASTSAAQNGEKKPRKRFVGAKPGARGGVRRVANQVPDEILNDPALKAAMAALPQNYNFEIPKTIHHVRREGVRTVALQMPEGLMMYGTAIADIIERFTGALPLLLADVTYGACCIDDFTAREMGAEMIVHYGHSCLIPVNQTSIKTLYVFVEIAIDAAHLALSVRRNFPSSRAAFERVILGAGESEPGAKVDISLEGEDMSASEDAPTRLALVGTIQFVAAVQALKEALSSALPPLDTAQDAGDDALAKVALGEIGVWRGMYDISVPQVRPLSPGEILGCTAPKLGNVDALIYVGDGRFHLESIMIANPAVPAFRYDPYSKKFTREGYEHAEMRGLRGDAVRTARQNLESRGSGSWAVLLGTLGRQGSLSVLENVQGGARAAGGNGNGEEEGETPLLVLLSELSPQKLALFSEDEISTFVQTSCPRLSIDWGYAFSRPLLSPYEASVASGRVAGWEGVEVAGAKGTGDYPMDFYADASLGPWTPRHRPPREPKPLRESRVA, from the exons ATGTCCGAAATCGACACACCGCAGGTCATGCAAGCCAGCACGTCGGCCGCTCAAAATggcgagaagaagccgCGGAAGCGTTTCGTTGGCGCTAAGCCTGGGGCGCGCGGGGGTGTGCGACGGGTTGCGAACCAGGTGCCAGACGAGATTCTTAATGACCCAGCGCTCAAGGCTGCGATGGCAG CCCTCCCCCAAAACTACAACTTTGAAATCCCCAAGACGATCCACCACGTCCGGCGGGAGGGTGTGCGCACCGTCGCCCTCCAGATGCCCGAAGGTCTCATGATGTACGGCACAGCCATCGCGGACATTATCGAGCGCTTCACCGGTGCCCTTCCGTTActtctcgccgacgtgACGTACGGCGCGTGTTGTATTGATGACTTTACTGCGCGCGAAATGGGTGCCGAGATGATTGTGCATTACGGCCACAGCTGTCTCA TTCCGGTCAACCAGACCTCGATCAAGACGTTGTACGTGTTCGTCGAAATTGCGATCGACGCCGCGCACTTGGCACTAAGTGTGCGGCGTAACTTTCCCAGTTCAAGGGCTGCTTTCGAGAGGGTTATTTTAGGGGCGGGCGAGTCGGAGCCTGGTGCCAAAGTGGACATTTCACTCGAAGGAGAGGATATGAGTGCGTCTGAAGACGCGCCAACCCGCCTAGCGCTGGTCGGCACCATCCAGTTCGTGGCGGCCGTGCAGGCACTTAAAGAGGCGCTGTCGTCTGCCCTCCCGCCTCTCGATACCGCCCAAGAtgccggcgacgacgcaTTGGCCAAagtcgccctcggcgagatTGGCGTCTGGCGCGGCATGTACGATATCTCCGTCCCCCAAGTCCGGCCACTTAGTCCCGGCGAGATCCTGGGCTGTACCGCCCCGAAACTGGGTAATGTCGACGCACTCATCtacgtcggcgacggccgcTTCCACCTCGAGAGCATCATGATTGCCAACCCTGCCGTTCCGGCATTCCGGTACGATCCGTATTCGAAGAAGTTTACGCGCGAGGGATACGAGCATGCCGAAATGCGTGGTCTGCGTGGTGACGCGGTACGTACTGCCCGCCAAAACCTCGAGAGTAGGGGGAGCGGGAGCTGGGCCGTGCTCCTCGGCACACTTGGGCGACAGGGCAGCCTCAGCGTCCTTGAGAACGTACAGGGTGGCGCGCGGGCTGCGGGCGGAAATGGAAAcggagaggaagagggagagacACCACTTCTTGTGCTCTTGAGCGAACTTTCGCCTCAAAAGCTCGCCCTGTtctccgaggacgagattAGCACCTTTGTCCAGACCTCGTGTCCCCGGTTGTCTATTGATTGGGGGTACGCTTTCTCCCGGCCCCTTCTTAGTCCGTACGAGGCTAGCGTCGCTAGTGGACGCGTGGCGGGTTGGGAAGGGGTTGAGGTGGCGGGCGCAAAGGGGACGGGCGACTACCCGATGGACTTTTACGCCGACGCGTCTCTCGGTCCTTGGACGCCGCGGCaccggccgccgcgcgagccCAAGCCTCTTCGTGAATCGAGGGTGGCGTAG
- the GTR1 gene encoding uncharacterized protein (Gtr1/RagA G protein conserved region) encodes MSSASRRKVLLMGKSGSGKTSMRSVIFSNYTAKDTRRLGATIDVEQSAVRLLGSLVLNLWDCGGQDAFLDNYLSSQRDTVFSNVAVLIYVFDITSAEWEKDLHYFEDNVTALRENSPEAGVWVLINKMDLVDKDDPKRIKYTEYCEQVRALNARISADEPSAGALRCFPTSIWDESLYKAWSSVIHTLIPNIELITAHLDFLRDLLGAAECVLFEAETFLAMGKSGSPIDCEPSELEEIEVDRGVPGLDRQRFEKISEIVKSFRKTCQRTGEVFTGFETAFDGLSVVLEPMSKNTYILVVSVDPRVHAGLIKYNIAEAHLHFAEVGTWSAFTRKCGVCRDSIKTMADITYNAKGDDDPSVRAWDDVGFNVKESA; translated from the exons atgagctcggcgtctcGGCGAAAG GTCTTGCTCATGGGCAAGAGCGGGAGCGGCAAGACGTCGATGCGTTCGGTCATCTT CTCAAATTATACAGCCAAAGATACGCGGCGGTTAGGCGCGACCATTGATGTCGAGCAGAGCGCTGTCCGGCTCTTGGGGTCATTGGTCCTC AACCTGTGGGACTGTGGTGGTCAAGACGCGTTTCTTGACAATTACCTCAGTTCTCAGCGCGATACCGTCTTCTCCAATGTCGCTGTTTTGATTTACGTGTTCGACATTACGTCGGCTGAGTGGGAAAAAGACCTACATTACTTTGAGGATAACGTTACGGCTTTGCGCGAGAACTCGCCCGAAGCCGGCGTTTGGGTCCTCATCAACAAGATGGATCTCGTGGATAAAGACGACCCCAAGCGAATCAAGTATACAGAGTACTGCGAACAAGTGCGGGCTCTGAATGCCCGTATctcggccgacgagccgtCGGCAGGAGCGTTGCGCTGCTTCCCGACCAGTATTTGGGACGAGTCGCTGTACAAG GCCTGGTCGTCTGTCATCCACACCTTGATTCCCAACATCGAACTGATCACTGCCCACCTCGATTTCTTGCGCGATCTACTTGGCGCCGCAGAATGCGTCCTCTTTGAAGCTGAAACATTCCTCGCCATGGGCAAGAGCGGTTCGCCGATCGACTGCGAACCCTCGGAACTCGAAGAGATCGAAGTCGACCGCGGTGTGCCGGGCCTCGATAGGCAGCGGTTTGAGAAGATTAGCGAGATTGTCAAGAGCTTTCGCAAGACGTGCCAGCGTACTGGCGAGGTGTTTACTGGCTTTGAGACAGCGTTTGATGGACTCAGTGTCGTGCTCGAACCGATGAGCAAGAACACTTATATCCTTGTGGTTAGCGTCGATCCACGCGTTC ACGCTGGGCTCATCAAGTATAACATTGCGGAGGCGCATTTACATTTTGCAGAGGTCGGGACATGGTCCGCCTTTACGCGCAAGTGTGGCGTCTGCCGCGACTCTATCAAGACAATGGCCGATATCACTTACAATGCAaagggcgacgacgatccCTCGGTGCGCGCATgggacgacgtcggcttCAACGTCAAGGAGAGTGCATAG
- a CDS encoding uncharacterized protein (cwf18 pre-mRNA splicing factor) yields MDTQLAQNTAARKERLIALRRRKEAHEKGESVNATFTFKQRNFDPETRQARKAGIAEETVEKEVEGLAEEIVREDEERRAEELDLFNIQPRRPNWDLKRDMTARMGKLERKTNESIATILRQRLRDQRGVAASEQVNLVAGIREAEAERDRAVASDEDSE; encoded by the exons ATGGAcacgcagctcgcgcagaATACGGCCGCGCGAAAGGAGCGCCTGATCGCGCTCCGGAGGCGCAAGGAGGCGCacgagaagggcgagagTGT CAACGCCACGTTTACCTTCAAACAGCGTAACTTTGACCCAGAGACACGGCAGGCGCGTAAAGCTGGAATTGCGGAGGAGAcggtcgagaaggaggtcgaggggcttgcggaggagattgtgcgcgaggacgaggagcggcgggccgaggagctt GACCTCTTCAACATCCAGCCGCGCAGGCCGAACTGGGACCTCAAGCGCGACATGACCGCGCGCAtgggcaagctcgagcgaAAGACGAACGAATCGATCGCCACGATCCTGCGGCAACGGCTGCGTGACCAGCGGGGCGTGGCGGCCAGCGAGCAggtcaacctcgtcgcgggAATTcgtgaggctgaggctgaacgcgaccgcgccgtggcgagtgacgaggacagcgagTAG